The Bacillus oleivorans genomic sequence GTTCCATGTGCCAGGTTGTCAACAGCTCCAAATGTAATGCGGGCGTTTGTATTGGCGATTACCTCAGCAATAATGTTAACGATTGCTTTTGATTCATCTAAAGGTGAAATGTAGTTTTCTACATATGTCACGGATGAATGGTCGTCTGCCACAACTATTACGTGGTTAAATAAGGAAACATTTGCGTCATCATGAATATAAACTGCCTGAATCGGCTCTTTAATCTCCACATTTTTAGGAACATATAGGAATGCTCCTCCGTTCATAAAAGCAGTATGAAGAGCCGTTAATTTATGCTCATCTACGTTTACGCCATTGACCATAAAGTATTTCTTTAAAATCTCTCCATGCTCTCTGGCAGCCGTAAAGATGTCTGTGAAAATAACACCCTGATCCTTCAGCTCAGGTGAGAGCTGCAAGTAGGCAGGCTGATTATTTTTTTGCACATATAAATTTTTTTGCTCTTCCAAATTGATTAACGCTTTAGCGACATTAGGAAGCTCCTCAAAGTTTTGGAATACTGCACCATTGGAAGTAAGCTCTTCAAATTGTGTAAAATTCCATTTATCTATTTTGGTTTTATCTGGTTTTGGAAGAGGAAGAGATTGGCTAAGCTCTAATCCCTTTAAACGCATTTCCAAAAGCCAGTCAGGTTCTTTTTGTTCTTTTGAAAAAGTGCGAATATACTCTGCGTCAAACCGTTTAATATCCAACGTCATTTCAATCCTCCTAGATTTACGCTTCTTGTTCTACAGTTTCGTCTTCAATACCAAGTTCTTTTTTGATCCAGTCATATCCCTCTGCTTCTAAGCGCTGAGCAAGTTCAGGACCTCCGGATTTAACAATTCGTCCTTGCATCATAACATGTACGTAATCTGGAGTAATGTAGTTAAGTAATCGTTGATAGTGAGTAATGATTAGGCATCCAAACTCATCACTTCTCATTTCATTGATTCCTTTTGATACAACCTTTAATGCATCTATGTCTAATCCAGAGTCAATCTCATCTAAGATCGCAATCTTAGGCTCGATCATCATAAGTTGAAGAATTTCGTTGCGTTTTTTCTCTCCGCCTGAAAATCCTTCGTTCAGATATCGTTGTGCCATATCTGGATCCATTTCTAGTAATTCCATTTTTTCATCCATTGTGCGAATGAACTTCATAAGTGAAATTTCATCGCCTTCTTCACGGCGGGAATTAATGGCCGAACGTAAAAAGTCAGCATTGGTAACACCGCTAATTTCACTTGGATATTGCATTGCGAGAAATAGTCCGGCACGGGCTCGTTCGTCTACTTCCATTTCCAAAACATTTTCTCCATCTAATTCAATCGTTCCTTGAGTGACTTCATATTTAGGGTGACCCATAATAGCTGAAGAAAGAGTAGATTTACCAGTACCGTTTGGTCCCATGATGGCATGAATTTCGCCACCTCTAACTTCAAGGTTAACCCCTTTTAAAATTTCTTTTCCATCGATTTCTACATGTAAATCTTTAATTGTTAAAGCAGAACCAGCCATATAACATATACCTCCGTTTTCTATCTCTTAATAGAAGAGTGATTCTCAGTTTATTCTCATTACAATCTTATAACAAATAAAAAATGTTAGCAACACATACAAACTGTATGATTCTCCTCACACTTTACCATAGATAAGCTATGAAGTCTCCCCTTTTGCAGGGCTGATTTTTCAGAAAAAATAAGGTGGTTTTTTTCTTTTTTAATGTAACCTAAAATTTAAAAAAACCAGTCTATATTAAAGTGATAGACTGGTTACCATTATTTACTTCCTTTATGATTTTATTGCAAAATGGTCGAGATGAGCGAGCATTTGCCTGCTTAGAAAATATTCCTGTTCCCGTTTCTTTTCTACTCTCATTCTTACATCATGCTTTTGACAATAGACCTCATAGCCAATCCCGTGGGCTTGATGCATGGCCTTTTCCATTTCGGTCGTTACCTTTAATTGAAGAGGCTGAATAATGAATCAATCCTTTCATTTTTCAAAACTTAAACACGGTTATCATGTTATCATGGCGGAGTTTTGACGACAATTTTGAAATAACGGCAAATTCTTTGCAATTAACCGGTAAATGGGGATGAGAGTAACTAACCTCCCGGATTCACACAATTTTCCTTATTTCCTCCATATATAAGCTTGACATACAAAAAGCCCCTTATAAAAGGAGCTTAATGCATTTGCTGACCTAGTTCTTTGATGGCTTCTTGGACCAGTGTAACCCCTTGGCTTAAAGCTGCACCACCGCCAAACGCGGCAGTTACTCCAATCACTTCTAATATTTCTTCCTCAGTGCATCCCTGATCTAAGCAGCCCTTTGTGTGGTAAATAATGCAATATTCATCTTGAGAATAGAGACTGATTCCAAGTGCGATAAGCTGCTTTTGTTTTTGGTTAAGAGTTCCTTCCTGAAAGCACGTCTGAGTAAATTCATTAAACCTATGAACAAGGTCAGGCATTTTTTCGGTATAGGCACCAAGACCAACCTTATATGCATATAGTGAATCGGTTACTGAATTTCTTGTTTGATTATGCTCTTCCATTTGCTTCACACCTTTCAAGGCAATTTCATAGGTAGTATGAAGCAGGTGGATATTTAATATACGTTTAGGGGTTTTGTTTATAATTGTGCTTGTTTATAACTATTCTCTAGCTCTCTAGCATGATTAAGTCCTATATAACCTTATCAAGGACAATTTAATCGCTTTAACATCCGATTTCATCTTTAGGAGCGTTTATCAAGGACTTTTCTTCTTGTTTTTTATCCAGTTTGGTCCTTTAGAAGCTCTTTCAAGGACTTTTCTTCTTGTTTTTTATCCAGTTTGGTCCTTTAGAAGCTCTTTCAAGGACTTTTCTTCTTGTTTTTTTTCCAGTTTGGCCTTTAGAAGCTCTTTCAAGGACGATTCCTCTTGTTCTTTATCCAGTTTGGTCCTTTAGAAGCTCTTTCAAGGACTTTTCTTCTTCTTTGCCATTCAATTCAGTCCTTTAGATTCTCTTTTAAGGACGTTTCTTCCTCTTTCCAATCCAGGTTGGTCCTTGAAAAGGTTTATGAAGGACATTTGCCCGCTCATTTTCTTACTAGTGCCCTGTATCACTCTCTTCCAAAAGCAAAAATCCCGCTGCTGCTCTTAACAGCCACGGGATTTAAAATCAATTATTCTCCAGAAACCGGTACAACTGCACCGCCGTATTCTTCTAAAATAAAGTTTTGAATTTCTTCAGAGCGAAGAACCTCAATCAATGTTTGAATCGCTTCAGAATCTTCATCACCTGAACGAACAGCAATTACGTTGACATATGGAGATTCACTATTTTCAAGAGCGATTGCGTCTTCAACAGGGTTTAGTCCATTATCGATTGCATAGTTAGAGTTAATTAAAATTGCATCCCCTTCGCCTTCCTCGTACAGTTGTGGCAGGAGAGCGGCTTCATAATCGTATTCGAACTGAAGGTTTTTTGGATTTTCTACAATGTCTTTCACTTCAGCAGCTGTTTTTTCAACATTTTCATCTAACTTAATAAGACCCTCATTTTCTAGCATCGTTAAGATACGGCCATGATCAGGAATTGAGTTACTCATAATAATCACAGCACCATCTGGTAAATCCTCAAGGCTGTCATATTTCTTAGAGTAGACACCGATTGGCTCAATGTGGATGCCGCCAGCATTAACAAAGTCATAACCATGTTCCGCAATTTGAGCTTCTAGGTAAGGAATGTGCTGGAAGTAGTTTGCATCCAAAGTTTCGTTATCAAGGTCTTGATTTGGAAAAATATAATCTGTGTATTCCTCGATTTGAAGTTCAATTCCCTTTGCTTCAAGAAGCGGTTTAGCCTTCTCTAAAATAACAGCGTGAGGCACGTTAGAAGCTCCCACAACTAGTGTTGTAGTCTCTTCTTCGGCAGCATCATTATTCGCATCTCCATTGCCTTCTGCACCTTCATTTTCATTGTTTGCAGTGCCACATGCAGCTAAAACAAGGGCAAAAGAAAAAATGAATATAAGTGAAAACCATTTTTTCATTTCTTTCTCTCCTTATCGTTTGTCTAAAATTTTTGTTATAAAATCTCCAATAAATTGGAGGACGAACACAATGATTAGTACGAGAATTGTGGCTGCCAAAGTAACGTCTTCCCGGCTGCGCTGGAACCCGTCTAAATACGCCAATGTTCCAAGTCCGCCGGCACCAATTACGCCAGCCATCGCAGTATACCCTACAAGGGCAATTGCGGTAACAGTTATTCCTGAAACTAAAGCAGGCATTGACTCAGGAAGCAGCACCTTCCAAATAATGGTCGATGCCTTTGCGCCCATTGCCCGGGCTGCCTCAATGACACCTTTATCTATTTCTCGAAAAGCAATTTCGACCATTCTCGCGTAAAACGGAGCTGATCCAATGATGAGTGCCGGCAGCGCACCATTTGGCCCGCGGACCGTACCCATCAGGAATTTTGTAAAACCAAGCAATAACACAATCAATATGATGAATGGGATCGATCTGAAAATGTTGACAAACCCAGATGTTACGACATTGACCAGACGGTTTTCCCATAGGTTTCCTTTTGACGTTAAAAATAATAATAGTCCTAATAAAATTCCAAAGATAAAGGTAAAAACAACAGAAATTCCTGTCATATATAACGTTTCTTCTGTTGCCACCCACATATTTTCCCAGTCAACATTAGGGAACCATGTGCTAAGCATTTGTTAACACCTCCGTCCCCACTTGCTCTTTCTCTAAGAAGGATAGAACCTTTTCAATATCCTGATCAGCCCCATTTAAATGGATGAACAAGGATCCATATGAACCATGCTGTGTGTGCGAAATTTTCCCCTGAAGGATATTAACCGAAACCGGATATTCACGAATAATCGAAGTGATGACAGGTTTCTCTGCACTTTCACCAACAAAGGAAAGCTTTACAATTTTTCCTTCTGGATATTGTTTAATTAAATGATCAATCGTTTCTCTAGCCTCTTCTGGTTCTGTTACCTGCTGAACAAATCGTTTGGTTACAGGCTGCTTCGGATTTTTAAATACATCTAACACAGAACCAATTTCTACGACCGAACCCGCTTCCATGACGGCTACACGGTGGCAGATTTTTTGAATCACATGCATTTCATGTGTAATTAACACAATAGTTAGCCCTAGTTTTTGATTAATATCTACAAGTAATTCAAGAATAGAATCTGTGGTCTGTGGGTCAAGTGCTGAAGTGGCCTCATCACATAACAACACTTTTGGGTCATTGGCCAGTGCTCTTGCAATCCCTACTCTTTGTTTCTGACCGCCGCTTAGCTGAGACGGATAAGCTTTCTCTCTTCCTTCAAGTCCAACAAGTTTAATGAGTTCATTAACTTTAGCAATCCGTTCTTTTTTCGGAATACCTGCAATTTCTAATGGAAAAGCTATATTATCAAAAACCGTTCTCGACCATAGTAAATTGAAATGCTGAAAAATCATTCCGATCTTCTGTCTTGCCAGACGCAGGTCTTTACCTTTAATGGATGAGATGGTTTTCTCGCCCACTTGGATCTCTCCATCTGTTGGTTTTTCCAATCCGTTCAGCATTCGAATAAGTGTACTTTTACCAGCTCCGCTATAGCCGATTACACCGAAAATCTCACCATCTTTGATTTCGATGTTAACATTATTAACAGCTTTAATCGTGCCTTGCTTTGATTTAAATAATTTGGATACCTTTTGAATCGAAATCAATTTCGTTCACCCTCCCTTTTTTCTTAGTATTCGTATAAAAATAATCAGTTTAGTAGTCAGAAGAAAGAGTACTTTTTTCCAATCATTAAAGAACACTTGGCTAGCGACAAGCCTTTAGGCGCAGGCGATTGGCTAGTTGCACTTATCACGCTCGGAACATGTAAAGCTTGTCTAGGACATCCTGTCAGCCGTACTTTATTCCTAAAAATTGTAACTACGCCGAATTTACTTCTTTGCCTAAAATTTTATACACTTAAAGTGCAAAAAAGCCTTTCTGCACACAAATGAGCAGAAAGGCTTTTACACATGATGTAAACTTCCTTCCCCTCATCTCTCAAAGCATCTTGCTTTGCGTGAATTGGCACCATTTCAATACGCACATTGACGGTTGCCGGGTTTCATTGGGCACTTCCCTCCACCTCTCTCGATAAGAGAAAACAACAGTATATTAAATTTTTAATAGATATCAAAAAACAATACGAGAGTAATAGTATCACGGTGTTTTTTACATGTCAAATAAAAAAATTGAAAAAACTATGACTTATTTAACCAGCAAAGTGATTCTAATAACAAAACGGTGCGATAGGTTCCTTTAATGCTAATTTCTCTTTGTTTAAATAAGGTTTGCAGCATCTCAGTTCCGGCTAAAAGCTTTTGAATCGATTGGGCATTTCCGCGCACTGATACATCGGGCTCTGTCTCTGACTCTACTTTTTCACATTTGTCTTTTGCAAGAATAAAGTTTATTTTCTCCTCATCACTCTCAATCGAGACGATCGTTTGATATGGAGGAATGAGCAAATGCAAATCAGTTCGATCCTCTAATCGGTCTAACCATGATAAAACTTTCTCTTTCATTTGAATACTCCCCCTCTTAAAATCGATACTTTAAGATTTCGGTTAGGAGGGAAAAATATCCTTTTATAAATGTTCGACAACTTATCCGGCTGTATTACTAACTTCGACTTTTTGACTGTTAGCAAGGCGTTCAAAAAAAGAACTCCTAAGCATGAAAAAGAAGTAAAAAGAGCCAATCACATACAATACAGCTGTTATTGAAAATACTGCCGCATATCCCCAGTATGCGCCGTATTGAATCACGATTCCGGTAGAAACCGGCCCCATTACAGCCCAGCCTAAATTGAAGACCATTTGGTTGACTGAGTTAGCGAGCCCTTTCATCTCATTATCAACCTTTCCCATAACAAGTGAAGCCTGAATAGGATTTCCGGCATTCATAAGGGCCTGGCGGAATAAAAAGGCTACCCCAGCCACCCATAAATGCTGCGTATAGGCTGTTATTAATAAGAACGGAAGGGATAAAAGCTGAAGGTAAAAAACGGCGTTGACTTCCCCTACTCTTTTTACAACAGCCGGACCGATAAACATTGCAATCGCCGTTGCAGCCTGGCCGCCGGATATAATCAGACCCACAATCGACGGACTTGCCTGGAAGCGATCAGCAAAATATAGATTTAGGTAAGGGATAACAAGGCCTGCACCAAATCCAATTAAAAGCTGGGAAAATGCAAAAATAGCAATTAATATTAAACTGTTTTTCTTTTCTTTCCAATTTTGTACAGTCGGTATTCTTTTTTCGGATTTATTTTTCCTTATTTTTGCCGTTTCTTTTAATAAAAATAGAGGAATGACACTTACAAAGAAAAGGATACTGCCTAAAAGCAGGGTCCATCGAATCGCCAGTAATTCTGACATGAACAGGGAGAGAAAATCAGTTAGCCCGCCGCCTATTAAATTCCCGATAACATTCGAAGCAGTCATAACAGCAAAGTGAAAGCTAAACAAATGGACTCGTTCCTGAGGTGTCGAGTTTTCCGCTAACCATGGGACAACGGAAACCTGAAAAAAGGCCATGACCCCCCCTGTTAAAAACGCAAACAAGAGCAGCAGGTTCTCCATTTCAAAAATTCCCCGAAACAATAAGGAAACGGCGGCCATAAAGGAACCAACGATCATAACCTGTTTCCGGCTCGTTCTATCACTAATGATCCCTGCTGGAATTAAAACAATCGCTGTGGCTAGTGAAGTTAATGCAATAACTTGCCCATTTACTTCTTCATTATAGCCTAGCTCACGCACGTAAAAATTATAGATGACAAGGAAGATCCCCATGCCAATTTGTGAAAGAATATTAGAAGCTTGGGCAAGCTTAACATTCCGGTGATATCCTTTATATTGTTTGACCCAACCGTTTATAAACACCATCAGAAATTTCGCCTTTCGAATTATTAATCTCTACCTAATAATATGAACTTTTGAAGAGTGTGTAAATGAAAAAATATTAAATTTTGGAAAATTAATTTTTCTGAAACGCTGTTTTCGCAAAGATTGTTGTTTTCGAAAAGGGTTGTTGATTTATCCAATAAATAACATATAATGGAAGAAAGGTGTTCTTCAACTAAACCAGCTAATAGTTTGTCAATTTTTTTCATTAAAAACTTAAAATCTTTCATGCTATACTAAAAATGTGCATGCCAAATAACCTTCCGAACCCAAATATTTGGAAGGTTTTGTTTCATTTAGTTAGAATTAGGCTCTATGCTATATCTTGGAAAGTCATTTTGTTTTTTAACAGGGCAAAAATCCAATGTAAGAGCTTGTTTACACAAGCAATCACTGCTACTTTAAAAGGCTTTCCTTCTTCGCGTTTTTTATCATAAAATTCCCGCATTCTTTTGTTGCGAGGGATGATTTCATTGGTAGTTTTCTTTTTACGACAATCACGAATGGCACAGCGAACAGCCATATACAAAGCGTGCCTAAGTCGACTAGATCCTCTTTTTGTAATTCGGTTTTTGGTGGCAGAAAACTTACCAGAAGACACTGGGATCTACTCCAGCGAATGCTACAAGCTTTTTAGGGTTATTAAATCGATCTATCTCACCAATCTCAGAGATAATCGTTGCAGCGATTTTTTCTCCTATACCTGGGATAGATTTGATGATATTATATTCTTCAATTTCTTTAGCGAGGGCATCTATCTCTGACTCTAACTTTGATAGATGCTCTTTGTATTGAAGAATCATATTGATATACAAACCAAGACTTAAAATATGGCTCTGATAAACTGTCTTCTCAAACGGATTACGTGCTGCTGCCTCTTTAAGCTGAATCGCCTTTTCACTTGCCCACCGAATTGATCGACTCTTACATAGTCCGGATATAGTGTCTGTTATCTTTTCGTCACTTGCCGTTAAAATATCCTCGGAAGAGGGGAACTCTAATAGAGTTAAAAGCGATACAACCGAATACAAATCACCAAAAACCCCTTTATATTCAGGAAACACTTGCTCAAGAACTGCTTGAAACTGAAGCTTTGTTTGAATCATTACACCAGTAATATTTTCATGTTGCCTAGTAAGGTTTCGAAGATTTAATAGTTGGATCCCACGCTTTTTATAAGGCTCTAATTCCTCTTTATAAAACAGCTCACAAAGAAGGTATGCGTCAACGGCATCTGT encodes the following:
- a CDS encoding MetQ/NlpA family ABC transporter substrate-binding protein, whose protein sequence is MKKWFSLIFIFSFALVLAACGTANNENEGAEGNGDANNDAAEEETTTLVVGASNVPHAVILEKAKPLLEAKGIELQIEEYTDYIFPNQDLDNETLDANYFQHIPYLEAQIAEHGYDFVNAGGIHIEPIGVYSKKYDSLEDLPDGAVIIMSNSIPDHGRILTMLENEGLIKLDENVEKTAAEVKDIVENPKNLQFEYDYEAALLPQLYEEGEGDAILINSNYAIDNGLNPVEDAIALENSESPYVNVIAVRSGDEDSEAIQTLIEVLRSEEIQNFILEEYGGAVVPVSGE
- a CDS encoding SCP2 sterol-binding domain-containing protein yields the protein MKEKVLSWLDRLEDRTDLHLLIPPYQTIVSIESDEEKINFILAKDKCEKVESETEPDVSVRGNAQSIQKLLAGTEMLQTLFKQREISIKGTYRTVLLLESLCWLNKS
- the sufC gene encoding Fe-S cluster assembly ATPase SufC; this encodes MAGSALTIKDLHVEIDGKEILKGVNLEVRGGEIHAIMGPNGTGKSTLSSAIMGHPKYEVTQGTIELDGENVLEMEVDERARAGLFLAMQYPSEISGVTNADFLRSAINSRREEGDEISLMKFIRTMDEKMELLEMDPDMAQRYLNEGFSGGEKKRNEILQLMMIEPKIAILDEIDSGLDIDALKVVSKGINEMRSDEFGCLIITHYQRLLNYITPDYVHVMMQGRIVKSGGPELAQRLEAEGYDWIKKELGIEDETVEQEA
- a CDS encoding methionine ABC transporter permease, whose amino-acid sequence is MLSTWFPNVDWENMWVATEETLYMTGISVVFTFIFGILLGLLLFLTSKGNLWENRLVNVVTSGFVNIFRSIPFIILIVLLLGFTKFLMGTVRGPNGALPALIIGSAPFYARMVEIAFREIDKGVIEAARAMGAKASTIIWKVLLPESMPALVSGITVTAIALVGYTAMAGVIGAGGLGTLAYLDGFQRSREDVTLAATILVLIIVFVLQFIGDFITKILDKR
- a CDS encoding carboxymuconolactone decarboxylase family protein, giving the protein MEEHNQTRNSVTDSLYAYKVGLGAYTEKMPDLVHRFNEFTQTCFQEGTLNQKQKQLIALGISLYSQDEYCIIYHTKGCLDQGCTEEEILEVIGVTAAFGGGAALSQGVTLVQEAIKELGQQMH
- a CDS encoding methionine ABC transporter ATP-binding protein, with the protein product MISIQKVSKLFKSKQGTIKAVNNVNIEIKDGEIFGVIGYSGAGKSTLIRMLNGLEKPTDGEIQVGEKTISSIKGKDLRLARQKIGMIFQHFNLLWSRTVFDNIAFPLEIAGIPKKERIAKVNELIKLVGLEGREKAYPSQLSGGQKQRVGIARALANDPKVLLCDEATSALDPQTTDSILELLVDINQKLGLTIVLITHEMHVIQKICHRVAVMEAGSVVEIGSVLDVFKNPKQPVTKRFVQQVTEPEEARETIDHLIKQYPEGKIVKLSFVGESAEKPVITSIIREYPVSVNILQGKISHTQHGSYGSLFIHLNGADQDIEKVLSFLEKEQVGTEVLTNA
- a CDS encoding MFS transporter encodes the protein MVFINGWVKQYKGYHRNVKLAQASNILSQIGMGIFLVIYNFYVRELGYNEEVNGQVIALTSLATAIVLIPAGIISDRTSRKQVMIVGSFMAAVSLLFRGIFEMENLLLLFAFLTGGVMAFFQVSVVPWLAENSTPQERVHLFSFHFAVMTASNVIGNLIGGGLTDFLSLFMSELLAIRWTLLLGSILFFVSVIPLFLLKETAKIRKNKSEKRIPTVQNWKEKKNSLILIAIFAFSQLLIGFGAGLVIPYLNLYFADRFQASPSIVGLIISGGQAATAIAMFIGPAVVKRVGEVNAVFYLQLLSLPFLLITAYTQHLWVAGVAFLFRQALMNAGNPIQASLVMGKVDNEMKGLANSVNQMVFNLGWAVMGPVSTGIVIQYGAYWGYAAVFSITAVLYVIGSFYFFFMLRSSFFERLANSQKVEVSNTAG
- the sufD gene encoding Fe-S cluster assembly protein SufD; the protein is MTLDIKRFDAEYIRTFSKEQKEPDWLLEMRLKGLELSQSLPLPKPDKTKIDKWNFTQFEELTSNGAVFQNFEELPNVAKALINLEEQKNLYVQKNNQPAYLQLSPELKDQGVIFTDIFTAAREHGEILKKYFMVNGVNVDEHKLTALHTAFMNGGAFLYVPKNVEIKEPIQAVYIHDDANVSLFNHVIVVADDHSSVTYVENYISPLDESKAIVNIIAEVIANTNARITFGAVDNLAHGTTTYVNRRGVAGKDGTIEWALGFMNDGDTISENVTNLIGDGSNGDTKSVVVGSGDQKQNFTTKVVHFGKNSNGHILKHGVMKDEASSIFNGIGKIEHGASKSDAQQESRVLMLSEKARGDANPILLIDEDDVTAGHAASVGRVDPIQLYYLMSRGISKRQAEKLIIFGFLAPVVNQLPIEGVKKQLVEVIERKVH